One segment of Haloplanus natans DSM 17983 DNA contains the following:
- a CDS encoding motility-associated ABC transporter substrate-binding family protein, with product MWRELGKRLVVLVLTVAVVVAIAAGGPALLGNDDEREPLQNPEYNPDEVVPQTLAATGTVEANPAASADDTGTVVIDRGHGNRFTRSDIEPLVDALVREGYHVEFYTDGDLATALEDADAFLVIDPSSEYLSGDIDDVRQFTGNGGRLVMIGEPDRTAVSAGLFGASIQTQESRLTALASRYRMSVDTEYLYNQENADGTFKHVIAQPTGEGGLGGIDRAAVYTAAAVTAQNGTVLLRSAPNTHKSGSDEVTGEYPLVVRRNNALLLGDKTFMSGDRYRVADNERLVAYVAEFMIEGDYQAPPDVTDEPSTGNGSSTGDGAANVTVEPATAGAD from the coding sequence ATGTGGCGTGAGTTGGGGAAACGGCTGGTCGTCCTCGTCCTGACCGTCGCCGTCGTGGTCGCCATCGCGGCCGGGGGCCCGGCACTCCTGGGGAACGACGACGAGCGGGAGCCGCTCCAGAACCCCGAGTACAACCCCGACGAGGTGGTGCCCCAGACGCTGGCGGCGACGGGGACCGTCGAGGCGAACCCCGCCGCCTCCGCGGACGACACGGGGACGGTCGTCATCGACCGCGGACACGGCAACCGGTTCACCCGCTCGGATATCGAGCCTCTGGTCGACGCGCTGGTTCGCGAGGGCTACCACGTCGAGTTCTACACCGACGGCGACCTGGCGACGGCGCTCGAGGACGCGGACGCGTTCCTCGTGATCGACCCCAGTTCGGAGTATCTGTCCGGCGACATCGACGACGTACGGCAGTTCACGGGCAACGGCGGGCGACTGGTGATGATCGGCGAGCCGGATCGGACGGCAGTCAGCGCCGGCCTGTTCGGGGCGAGCATCCAGACCCAGGAGAGCCGGCTCACGGCACTCGCCTCGCGGTACCGGATGAGCGTCGATACCGAGTATCTCTACAACCAGGAGAACGCGGACGGGACGTTCAAACACGTCATCGCACAACCGACGGGCGAGGGCGGACTAGGTGGTATCGACCGCGCGGCGGTGTATACGGCGGCGGCCGTCACCGCCCAGAACGGGACGGTACTCCTCCGGAGCGCGCCGAACACCCACAAGTCCGGGAGCGACGAGGTGACCGGCGAGTATCCGCTCGTGGTCCGGCGGAACAACGCCCTGTTGCTCGGCGACAAGACGTTCATGAGCGGTGATCGCTACCGCGTCGCCGACAACGAGCGGCTGGTCGCGTACGTGGCCGAGTTCATGATCGAAGGCGACTACCAGGCGCCGCCGGACGTGACCGACGAACCGTCGACGGGCAACGGGTCCTCGACGGGCGACGGGGCAGCGAACGTGACGGTGGAACCCGCGACAGCCGGCGCCGACTGA
- a CDS encoding anthranilate synthase component II, with the protein MTRILVVDNYDSFAYNLVQYVGEAAAEVVVRRNDAVNVAGIRDLDPDGIVVSPGPGTPADAGVSMPVFADLDYPTLGVCLGHQALCAVHGATVGHAPEVVHGKRSTVRHDGEGVFAGLADRIDVGRYHSLAVGRGDVPDVLTETAHTDDENGVVMGVRHREKPHVGVQFHPESILTEDGKRLVRNFLDLCSTT; encoded by the coding sequence ATGACTCGAATCCTCGTCGTCGACAACTACGACTCCTTCGCGTACAACCTCGTCCAGTACGTCGGCGAGGCGGCCGCGGAGGTGGTCGTCCGCCGGAACGACGCGGTGAACGTGGCGGGGATTCGTGATCTGGACCCCGACGGCATCGTCGTCTCGCCGGGGCCGGGCACGCCGGCGGACGCGGGCGTGTCGATGCCCGTCTTCGCCGACCTCGACTACCCCACGCTGGGGGTGTGTCTCGGCCACCAAGCGCTGTGTGCGGTCCACGGCGCGACGGTCGGCCATGCCCCCGAGGTGGTCCACGGCAAACGCTCGACGGTCCGGCACGACGGCGAAGGCGTCTTCGCCGGACTGGCCGATCGGATCGACGTGGGTCGGTACCACTCGCTCGCGGTCGGGCGCGGGGACGTGCCCGACGTACTGACCGAGACGGCCCACACCGACGACGAGAACGGCGTCGTGATGGGCGTCCGCCACCGCGAGAAACCGCACGTCGGCGTCCAGTTCCACCCCGAAAGCATCCTGACCGAGGACGGAAAACGGCTCGTCCGAAACTTCCTGGACCTGTGCAGTACCACGTGA
- the pabB gene encoding aminodeoxychorismate synthase, component I, whose translation MSDTSGGPTVVTSRDEFRETARGAEPGRVPVVVRLDAEPFEAYRRARSDAPAVFFETSGGQPGWGYFGVDPDFVREVSGAGALDAITDLVASESLARGGCEVPYPGGFFGWLSYDTVREIEDLPSSAVDDRGLPRLQLARYTCLAAWRAGESTLRIVATPRVDGDPDAAYDRGVERALALAEVATTGDPSVDDPRATGPVSFTSSCDRAAYADRVRRVQEYIRDGDTFQANISHRLTAPAAVHPVDVFAALRDVNPAPYSGLVEFPGVDLVSASPELLLERDGDGLRTEPIAGTRPRGETGAEDRRLEGDLRSDEKERAEHAMLVDLERNDLGKVSEYGSVTVDEYRRVDRYSEVFHLVSEVTGRLAEGYDLGDAIGATFPGGTITGAPKPRTMEIIDEVETRRRGPYTGSIAAIGFDGRATLNIIIRTLVRHGDEYHLRVGGGVVHDSVPDREYDETLAKARALVNAVDTALGDEMEMEVGG comes from the coding sequence GTGAGCGACACGAGCGGCGGACCGACGGTCGTCACCTCGCGCGACGAGTTCCGCGAGACGGCACGCGGAGCGGAGCCGGGACGCGTCCCGGTCGTCGTTCGGCTGGACGCGGAGCCGTTCGAGGCGTATCGACGAGCGCGGAGTGACGCCCCCGCGGTGTTTTTCGAAACCTCGGGCGGCCAGCCGGGCTGGGGCTACTTCGGCGTCGATCCGGATTTCGTTCGGGAAGTGTCCGGAGCGGGTGCCCTCGACGCCATCACCGACCTCGTGGCGAGCGAATCGCTCGCCCGCGGCGGCTGCGAGGTGCCCTACCCCGGCGGCTTCTTCGGCTGGCTCTCCTACGATACGGTGCGGGAGATAGAGGACCTGCCGTCGTCGGCGGTCGACGACCGCGGCCTGCCGCGCCTCCAGCTCGCGCGCTACACCTGCCTCGCGGCGTGGCGGGCGGGCGAGTCGACGCTTCGGATCGTCGCGACGCCGCGCGTGGACGGGGACCCCGATGCCGCCTACGACCGGGGCGTCGAGCGCGCGCTGGCGCTGGCCGAAGTGGCGACGACGGGCGATCCGTCGGTGGATGACCCTCGGGCGACGGGGCCGGTGAGCTTTACCAGTTCCTGTGACCGCGCGGCGTACGCCGACCGCGTGCGGCGGGTCCAGGAGTATATCCGCGACGGCGACACGTTCCAGGCGAACATCTCCCATCGGCTGACGGCACCGGCGGCGGTCCACCCGGTCGACGTCTTCGCCGCGCTCCGGGACGTGAATCCGGCGCCGTACTCGGGGCTGGTCGAGTTCCCCGGCGTGGATCTGGTGAGCGCGAGCCCCGAACTCCTCCTGGAACGTGACGGCGACGGCCTGCGGACGGAGCCAATCGCGGGGACGCGACCCCGGGGGGAGACTGGCGCCGAAGATCGCCGTCTCGAAGGCGACCTGCGGAGCGACGAGAAAGAGCGGGCCGAACACGCGATGCTGGTCGACCTCGAACGCAACGACTTGGGGAAAGTGAGCGAGTACGGGTCGGTCACCGTCGACGAGTACCGCCGGGTGGATCGATACTCGGAGGTGTTCCACCTCGTCTCCGAGGTGACGGGGCGGCTAGCCGAGGGGTACGACCTCGGCGACGCCATCGGGGCGACGTTCCCCGGCGGCACGATCACGGGCGCGCCCAAACCACGGACGATGGAGATCATCGACGAGGTGGAGACGCGGCGGCGCGGGCCGTATACGGGCAGCATAGCCGCCATCGGGTTCGACGGGCGGGCGACGCTCAACATCATCATCCGGACGCTGGTCCGCCACGGCGACGAGTACCACCTCCGGGTCGGCGGCGGCGTCGTCCACGACTCGGTGCCCGACCGCGAGTACGACGAGACGCTGGCGAAGGCGCGGGCGCTGGTGAACGCGGTCGACACCGCTCTCGGCGACGAGATGGAGATGGAGGTCGGGGGATGA
- a CDS encoding S49 family peptidase — protein MASRIRALLTRIARSYVLFVVIGVIVGLALAPVAWNATSSEGTVAVVPVAGTIDGGTAAGVSSMLQQAREDPDVKAVVLLVNSGGGGAAASEEMYLQTKRTAQEMPLITSVDAAAASGAYYTIAPSDHIYAKPASTVGSVGVLATTPTALEPTTIISTTGPNKLTGGDEREFNYILESLGNAFISAVFEQRGDRLELSRTELEQARIYSGTQAVQNGLVDSIGGRQAAVEHAANEAGLDNYNVRVMRPDGTARFLSRSNYIASTAPNKTMVSAAYLYGEEPSGPVFLMVPAAYVEPATNDSAGGPAAAATGTTGGANVA, from the coding sequence ATGGCGAGCAGAATACGGGCCCTCCTGACGCGAATCGCACGTTCCTACGTGCTGTTCGTCGTCATCGGAGTGATCGTCGGCCTCGCGTTGGCACCCGTGGCGTGGAACGCCACGTCCTCGGAAGGGACGGTCGCCGTCGTCCCCGTCGCCGGGACCATCGATGGCGGGACCGCCGCCGGCGTGTCGTCGATGCTGCAACAGGCCCGTGAAGATCCGGACGTGAAAGCAGTCGTGTTGCTCGTAAACAGCGGGGGTGGTGGCGCCGCCGCCAGCGAGGAGATGTATCTCCAGACCAAGCGGACAGCCCAGGAGATGCCGTTGATCACGAGCGTCGACGCCGCGGCGGCCTCCGGCGCGTACTACACCATCGCGCCGAGTGACCACATCTACGCCAAGCCGGCGTCGACCGTCGGGAGTGTCGGGGTATTGGCGACGACGCCGACGGCGCTCGAGCCCACCACCATCATCTCCACGACCGGACCGAACAAGCTGACCGGCGGCGACGAACGCGAGTTCAATTACATCCTCGAATCTCTGGGTAACGCCTTCATCAGCGCCGTCTTCGAGCAACGCGGTGACCGGCTAGAGCTCTCGCGGACCGAACTCGAACAGGCACGCATCTACAGCGGAACGCAGGCGGTCCAGAACGGTCTCGTCGACTCCATCGGCGGGCGCCAGGCCGCAGTCGAACACGCCGCCAACGAGGCGGGACTCGACAACTACAACGTGCGGGTCATGCGCCCGGACGGAACGGCGCGCTTCCTCTCGCGCTCGAACTACATCGCCTCGACCGCCCCGAACAAGACGATGGTCTCGGCGGCGTACCTCTACGGCGAGGAGCCGTCGGGGCCGGTGTTCCTGATGGTGCCGGCGGCGTACGTGGAGCCGGCGACGAACGACTCGGCCGGCGGCCCCGCGGCTGCGGCGACGGGCACCACGGGAGGCGCCAATGTGGCGTGA
- a CDS encoding dihydrodipicolinate synthase family protein has translation MPTPPADSEYGTALVPTVTPFANGSVDAEAVADLAEFVLDGGADGLIPCGTTGEFASLSDAEYGTVVSASVDAADGAPVLPGAGATSVAGTLERIDIAADCGADAVLVVLPYFHGANDPAGNERFLRAVLDDASLPVILYNIPSCVGQSIDADLVEAVADHRALAGMKDTSGDLTHLLEIVRRTGEEFHLFQGWDSQLVPAVSMGATGGINAVSNYLPGLMAEAIDAAATGDMDRARDLQLDRIAPLFNTSLEYGFAPTTKAALVERGVIDDDAVRPPLVELNDDQTATVRDVLGESLTAAE, from the coding sequence ATGCCAACCCCACCCGCCGACTCGGAGTATGGTACGGCGCTCGTCCCGACGGTCACGCCCTTCGCGAACGGTTCGGTCGACGCCGAGGCGGTCGCCGACCTCGCGGAGTTCGTGCTCGATGGGGGAGCCGACGGCCTCATCCCCTGCGGGACGACCGGCGAGTTCGCCAGCCTCAGTGACGCGGAGTACGGGACGGTCGTCTCGGCGAGCGTCGACGCGGCGGACGGCGCACCCGTCCTTCCCGGCGCTGGGGCGACGAGCGTCGCCGGCACGCTCGAGCGCATCGACATCGCGGCCGACTGCGGCGCCGACGCCGTCCTGGTCGTCCTCCCGTACTTCCACGGGGCCAACGACCCCGCGGGCAACGAGCGGTTCCTGCGCGCCGTCCTCGACGACGCGTCGCTCCCCGTTATCCTCTACAACATCCCTTCCTGTGTCGGGCAGTCCATCGACGCCGACCTAGTCGAGGCGGTGGCGGACCACCGGGCGCTCGCGGGCATGAAGGACACGAGCGGCGACCTGACGCATCTGCTCGAAATCGTCCGGCGAACGGGCGAGGAGTTCCACCTGTTCCAGGGGTGGGACAGCCAGCTCGTCCCCGCGGTGTCGATGGGCGCCACCGGCGGCATCAACGCGGTGTCGAACTACCTCCCCGGCCTCATGGCGGAGGCCATCGACGCGGCGGCCACCGGCGACATGGACCGCGCCCGTGACCTCCAGTTGGATCGTATCGCGCCCCTGTTCAACACGTCGCTGGAGTATGGCTTCGCGCCGACGACGAAGGCGGCGCTGGTCGAGCGCGGCGTCATCGACGACGATGCGGTCCGCCCGCCGCTGGTCGAACTGAACGACGACCAGACGGCGACGGTCCGGGACGTGCTCGGCGAGTCGCTGACAGCGGCAGAATAG
- a CDS encoding COG1361 S-layer family protein: MRRLTILSVVGLLLVAPIVPAVASSVVTGNPDLSYSVADNTFRANERAQLTVVATNDGDIDDGGVARFEDQVQTARSVQMRVREGQVDDAIDVKTGTVTAGSIGPGGTAEFGFALEIGDAEPGTYTIPIEVTYRHARAVVFDETPSGPAEIEYTWLDEEETIDLQIRVEERAKFDIVSEGTNQLFAGDTGSLAFTIENTGTQTAANASVRLSSGASGVFFGSPSTPSAETGVFVRSLDPGETRRVSVQVGATDDVTPGAYPVNAVVTYRDENDIGQRSDTLTTGVTVRAERTFSMSELSTENFRVDESEARLSGEITNTGPAPARNVVVRMRNQGPVTPTNGESAVGTLDPGESAAVNFTAAIASDAEPGSNSFTFDVEYENADGDVLTASNPIRKTAVIGAERDRFEVSNVSTTVTPGGTARLTADVRYVGDDPISAVNARLFTSDPLSTSDDGAFLGTMEPGDTATATFRISATSDALPKQYASSIEVRYDEPDGDTEFTDGMPIGVSVSEPSGGPPVPPIVIGIVVVLAVIGGVVWYRRR, encoded by the coding sequence GGGCACAGTTGACGGTCGTGGCGACCAACGACGGCGACATCGACGACGGGGGCGTCGCGCGCTTCGAGGACCAGGTGCAGACGGCACGGAGCGTCCAGATGCGCGTCCGCGAGGGACAGGTCGACGACGCCATCGACGTGAAGACGGGGACGGTGACGGCGGGGAGTATCGGCCCCGGCGGCACCGCCGAGTTCGGCTTCGCCCTCGAAATCGGCGACGCCGAACCGGGCACGTACACCATTCCGATCGAGGTGACGTACCGCCACGCTCGGGCGGTCGTCTTCGACGAGACGCCGTCCGGTCCGGCCGAAATCGAGTACACGTGGCTCGACGAGGAGGAGACGATCGACCTGCAGATCCGGGTCGAGGAGCGGGCGAAATTCGACATCGTCTCCGAAGGGACGAACCAGTTGTTCGCCGGCGACACCGGATCGCTGGCGTTCACGATCGAGAACACGGGGACACAGACGGCCGCGAACGCGTCTGTTCGGCTGTCCTCGGGCGCGTCGGGCGTGTTCTTCGGCAGTCCATCGACCCCGTCGGCGGAGACGGGCGTGTTCGTGCGGTCGCTCGACCCGGGTGAGACGCGACGGGTGTCGGTTCAGGTCGGCGCCACCGACGACGTGACGCCGGGCGCGTACCCGGTCAACGCCGTCGTCACGTACCGCGACGAGAACGACATCGGCCAGCGTTCGGATACGTTGACGACGGGCGTGACGGTGCGAGCAGAACGGACGTTCTCGATGTCGGAGCTATCGACCGAGAACTTCCGGGTCGACGAGTCCGAGGCGCGGCTTTCGGGCGAGATCACCAACACGGGGCCGGCCCCCGCCCGGAACGTCGTCGTCAGGATGCGCAATCAAGGCCCAGTGACGCCGACGAACGGCGAGTCGGCGGTCGGCACGCTCGATCCCGGTGAATCGGCCGCGGTGAACTTCACCGCCGCCATCGCGAGCGACGCCGAACCGGGATCGAACTCCTTTACGTTCGACGTGGAGTACGAGAACGCCGACGGCGACGTGTTGACGGCGTCGAACCCGATCCGAAAGACGGCGGTCATCGGCGCCGAGCGGGACCGCTTCGAGGTGTCGAACGTCTCGACGACGGTCACCCCCGGCGGGACGGCACGGCTCACCGCCGACGTGCGCTACGTCGGCGACGATCCCATCTCGGCGGTCAACGCCCGCCTGTTCACCAGCGACCCGCTGTCGACCTCCGACGACGGCGCCTTCCTCGGGACGATGGAACCGGGCGACACGGCGACGGCCACGTTCCGGATCAGCGCGACGAGCGACGCGCTCCCCAAACAGTACGCCTCGTCGATCGAGGTGCGGTACGACGAACCGGACGGCGACACGGAGTTCACCGACGGCATGCCGATCGGCGTATCCGTGAGCGAACCGTCGGGCGGCCCGCCGGTGCCACCGATCGTCATCGGCATCGTCGTCGTACTGGCCGTCATCGGCGGAGTCGTCTGGTATCGCCGACGATGA
- a CDS encoding efflux RND transporter permease subunit has translation MSGLRRLFRTVGHEIQAHPVATLLIAAVLLVTAFGGAAQITSVTGDQAFTAENPTLEKFDDAFDRGSISVLVRGEVTDPATVRAMARFDDRMSAVDDVAYVSSPADRVRAEYGRIPDSQAKIERVLGTPDLAFVQVVFDPGLTQPEERPIYTESLSAEEWARFPAGVGVIITGSAAFSAQLSVLIQQSTNQLLGLAVGLMIVALFFIFRGVRLRLLPIVAVFVGVLYTFGAIGYAGVPNSTLTSAVFPILIGLGIDYSVQFHERYEEELETAPPRQALPRALAGIGPPVFVAMLAAALGFGATWISTQGTPAFVWFAQTSIFGVLLTFLAGLIVLLPVLTLYARLRRRGLGELGLRELADGGWTGDANDGDETASDEAVGEPDATVEPAPEPERVAQPDAADPTDSERVGALGRLLGRTSRALAANPGVVLLVAILLMGAGFQAGSELDTLADTEEFIPQDLPAYVDLQQFRAATGGGTAVQYDVMVLGSDLRHPAVLRWMDRFERTAVGAPLVQGVDSPATLVKQYNGGEIPETEAGVERVLDRVPAQERARYYNDGYAHITVVAAQDMTTGETLSFISNVNEVISFSNPPPGVQVELTGTAAISPPSIVDQIESRNVTTGLGVALIFALLLLYYRRLVKAVAPLVPMLFVIGWQNLYMAALSIPVSPLGASLGALTVGIGAEYTIIVMERYYEEKGRAGASKLDAVEIAGTRVGKAISVSGMTTVFGFSALTLSPFPILSDFGFLTVGVIFLTLVAALATLPPTLIVLDTAEERLHAAFGRSGADADPSPEGNA, from the coding sequence GTGTCGGGACTCCGCCGGCTGTTCCGCACCGTCGGCCACGAGATTCAGGCCCACCCGGTCGCGACGCTTCTGATCGCCGCAGTCCTCCTCGTTACGGCGTTCGGCGGCGCGGCACAGATCACCAGCGTCACGGGCGATCAGGCGTTCACCGCCGAGAATCCGACCCTCGAGAAGTTCGACGACGCCTTCGACCGCGGGTCGATATCCGTCCTCGTGAGAGGTGAGGTCACCGACCCCGCGACGGTCAGGGCGATGGCCCGCTTCGACGACCGGATGTCGGCGGTCGACGACGTAGCGTACGTCTCCAGTCCCGCCGACCGGGTGCGCGCGGAGTACGGCCGGATTCCGGACTCTCAGGCGAAAATCGAGCGCGTCCTCGGCACGCCGGATCTGGCGTTCGTGCAGGTGGTGTTCGATCCCGGCCTCACACAACCCGAGGAGCGACCCATCTACACCGAGTCGCTGTCCGCCGAGGAGTGGGCGCGCTTCCCCGCGGGCGTCGGCGTGATCATCACCGGCTCGGCCGCCTTCTCGGCGCAGCTCTCGGTGCTCATCCAGCAGAGCACGAACCAGTTGCTCGGCCTCGCAGTCGGGCTGATGATCGTCGCGCTCTTTTTCATCTTCCGTGGCGTGCGGCTGCGACTCCTGCCCATCGTCGCCGTGTTCGTGGGGGTGCTCTATACGTTCGGCGCGATCGGCTACGCCGGCGTGCCGAACTCGACGCTCACGAGCGCCGTCTTCCCCATCCTGATCGGCCTCGGCATCGACTACTCCGTCCAGTTCCACGAACGGTACGAGGAGGAGTTGGAGACGGCACCGCCGCGACAGGCGCTTCCGCGGGCGCTCGCGGGCATCGGTCCGCCGGTGTTCGTCGCGATGCTCGCCGCCGCGCTCGGCTTCGGCGCCACCTGGATCTCGACTCAGGGGACGCCCGCGTTCGTCTGGTTCGCCCAGACCTCCATCTTCGGCGTCCTGCTGACCTTCCTCGCGGGCCTGATCGTCCTGCTGCCCGTGTTGACGCTGTACGCCCGACTCCGACGGCGCGGGCTGGGCGAACTCGGCCTCCGCGAACTCGCCGACGGCGGGTGGACGGGGGACGCAAACGACGGCGACGAAACGGCGTCGGACGAGGCGGTCGGTGAGCCGGACGCGACGGTGGAACCGGCCCCGGAGCCGGAGCGGGTCGCACAGCCGGACGCCGCCGACCCCACCGACTCCGAACGCGTCGGCGCACTCGGGCGGCTGCTCGGACGCACCTCGCGAGCGCTGGCGGCCAACCCCGGGGTCGTCCTGCTCGTCGCCATCCTGCTGATGGGAGCGGGCTTCCAGGCCGGATCGGAGCTCGACACCCTGGCGGACACCGAGGAGTTCATCCCCCAGGACCTGCCGGCCTACGTCGACCTCCAGCAGTTCCGGGCGGCGACCGGCGGCGGAACGGCCGTCCAGTACGACGTGATGGTACTCGGGAGCGACCTCAGACATCCGGCGGTGTTACGGTGGATGGATCGGTTCGAGCGGACGGCCGTCGGGGCGCCGCTCGTCCAAGGGGTCGACTCGCCGGCGACGCTCGTCAAGCAGTACAACGGCGGGGAGATTCCGGAGACCGAAGCGGGTGTCGAGCGCGTCCTCGACCGCGTCCCCGCCCAGGAGCGGGCCAGATACTACAACGACGGCTACGCCCACATCACGGTCGTCGCGGCCCAGGACATGACGACGGGCGAGACGCTCTCGTTCATTTCGAACGTGAACGAGGTCATCTCGTTCAGCAACCCGCCGCCGGGCGTGCAGGTCGAACTCACCGGCACGGCCGCCATCTCGCCGCCCTCGATCGTCGATCAGATCGAGAGCCGGAACGTGACGACGGGGCTGGGGGTCGCCCTCATCTTCGCGCTCCTGTTGCTCTACTACCGGCGGCTGGTGAAGGCGGTGGCACCGCTGGTTCCGATGCTGTTCGTCATCGGGTGGCAGAACCTCTACATGGCGGCGCTGTCGATTCCCGTCTCCCCGCTCGGCGCCTCGCTGGGGGCGTTGACGGTCGGCATCGGCGCCGAGTACACCATCATCGTGATGGAGCGCTACTACGAGGAGAAGGGACGAGCGGGTGCGAGCAAACTCGACGCCGTCGAGATAGCGGGCACCCGCGTCGGCAAGGCCATCTCCGTCTCGGGGATGACCACCGTCTTTGGCTTCTCGGCGCTGACGCTCTCGCCGTTCCCCATCCTCTCCGATTTCGGCTTCCTGACCGTCGGGGTCATCTTCCTGACGCTGGTGGCCGCACTGGCGACGCTGCCGCCGACGCTGATCGTCCTCGATACGGCCGAAGAGCGCCTCCATGCCGCGTTCGGCCGGTCGGGGGCGGACGCCGACCCATCCCCCGAGGGGAACGCCTAA
- a CDS encoding peptidylprolyl isomerase — MSNPTATLHTTHGDITVELFADRVPKTVENFVNLAEHDPAASDDPAPETVTWEDPESGEIRGDSLYADIPFHRIIHGFMIQGGDPTGTGRGGPGYTFDDEFHPDLRHDGPGVLSMANRGPDTNGSQFFITLDAQPHLDDEHAVFGEVVEGMDVVEELGSVKTDPNDQPLDEVRLEFVDVDR; from the coding sequence ATGAGCAATCCGACTGCGACGCTGCATACGACACACGGCGACATCACGGTCGAACTGTTCGCGGATCGCGTCCCGAAGACGGTCGAGAACTTCGTCAACCTCGCCGAACACGACCCCGCGGCGAGCGACGACCCCGCTCCCGAGACGGTGACGTGGGAGGACCCGGAGTCGGGCGAGATTCGCGGCGACTCGCTCTATGCCGACATCCCCTTCCACCGGATCATCCACGGGTTCATGATCCAGGGTGGCGATCCGACCGGGACCGGGCGGGGCGGCCCGGGCTACACCTTCGACGACGAATTCCACCCTGACCTCCGCCACGACGGGCCGGGCGTCCTCTCGATGGCCAACCGCGGCCCGGACACCAACGGCTCGCAGTTTTTCATCACCCTCGACGCGCAGCCACACCTCGATGACGAACACGCCGTCTTCGGCGAGGTGGTAGAGGGGATGGACGTGGTCGAGGAGCTCGGCTCGGTGAAGACGGATCCGAACGACCAGCCGCTCGACGAGGTCCGCCTCGAATTCGTCGATGTGGATCGTTGA
- a CDS encoding PHP-associated domain-containing protein, which yields MSQTTLRIDPHVHSEASYDGHDPVELLLEQAAEIGLDGIVVTDHDVIHESLRAAALAPDYGLIGIPGVEVSTAVGHLLAIGVSEMPPRRAPLDETVAWVRDHGGVAVVPHPFQRSRHGVPRRHLVDCDAVEVFNSWLFTGFRNRRARRFAVEHGYPALAASDAHSVPHVGRAFTELAFDGVDRADIDGAAVLDGVRNGSTRMRGRRQPIPTSARHYAIGSARKSGYYAKVGALRGQAAARAGALRGVQLLAELSPL from the coding sequence GTGAGTCAGACGACGCTCCGGATCGACCCGCACGTCCACTCGGAGGCTTCCTACGACGGCCACGACCCCGTGGAGCTTCTGCTGGAGCAGGCGGCCGAAATCGGGCTGGACGGCATCGTCGTCACCGATCACGACGTGATCCACGAGTCGCTCCGGGCGGCGGCGCTGGCACCCGACTACGGCCTGATCGGGATTCCGGGCGTCGAGGTGTCGACGGCGGTGGGCCACCTGCTCGCCATCGGCGTCTCCGAGATGCCGCCGCGGCGCGCGCCCCTCGACGAAACCGTCGCATGGGTTCGCGACCACGGCGGCGTGGCGGTCGTCCCCCACCCGTTCCAGCGGAGTCGCCACGGCGTGCCCCGGCGACACCTCGTCGACTGCGACGCGGTCGAGGTGTTCAACTCGTGGCTGTTCACGGGGTTTCGGAACCGTCGGGCGCGGCGGTTCGCCGTCGAACACGGCTACCCGGCGCTGGCGGCGAGCGACGCCCACTCCGTCCCCCACGTCGGCCGGGCGTTCACCGAACTCGCCTTCGACGGCGTCGACCGGGCCGACATCGACGGGGCGGCGGTGCTTGACGGTGTTCGCAACGGATCGACGCGGATGCGGGGCCGCCGCCAGCCGATCCCCACTTCGGCCCGGCACTACGCGATCGGCTCAGCGCGAAAGAGCGGCTACTACGCGAAAGTCGGCGCGCTCAGGGGGCAGGCGGCGGCCCGGGCGGGAGCGCTCCGTGGCGTGCAGTTGCTGGCCGAACTTTCGCCGCTGTGA